The proteins below are encoded in one region of Edaphobacter bradus:
- the ispD gene encoding 2-C-methyl-D-erythritol 4-phosphate cytidylyltransferase, which produces MRVFVILPAAGIGTRMAAGGVTPAAPKQFLEIGGVPVLIRSLRAFLAVPRVDAVCVAVRGAERERVEAQIAEFKLGARVHLVEGGDHRQESVGNAMAALECDDDDIVLVHDAVRPLIDPATIERTIDAVARHGAAIVGVPAVDTIKQVDRTADGAIITATIPRERIVLAQTPQGARVGLMRRAFMEAETDGFAGTDEASLLERAGIEVTVVPGSARNFKITQPGDIELAEFYLGRATADLRG; this is translated from the coding sequence ATGCGAGTTTTTGTGATTCTCCCGGCGGCGGGGATTGGAACCCGGATGGCCGCAGGCGGCGTGACTCCGGCTGCGCCCAAGCAGTTTCTTGAAATTGGCGGAGTTCCGGTGCTGATCCGGTCGCTGCGAGCGTTCCTGGCGGTGCCGCGTGTTGATGCGGTGTGTGTTGCTGTGCGTGGGGCGGAGCGGGAACGCGTTGAGGCGCAGATTGCGGAGTTCAAACTGGGCGCACGTGTGCATCTGGTAGAGGGAGGCGACCATAGGCAGGAGTCGGTGGGCAACGCGATGGCCGCACTGGAGTGCGACGACGACGATATCGTGCTGGTTCATGACGCGGTGCGGCCGCTGATCGATCCTGCGACGATTGAACGGACGATCGATGCGGTGGCGAGGCACGGTGCGGCTATTGTGGGTGTTCCGGCGGTCGATACGATCAAGCAGGTCGATCGGACTGCCGACGGCGCGATCATCACGGCGACGATTCCGCGAGAGAGGATTGTGCTGGCACAGACTCCGCAGGGGGCGCGCGTGGGGCTGATGCGGCGGGCGTTTATGGAGGCGGAGACTGATGGGTTCGCCGGGACCGATGAGGCGAGTCTGCTGGAGCGGGCGGGGATCGAGGTGACGGTGGTTCCGGGGTCGGCGAGGAACTTCAAGATCACGCAGCCGGGAGATATTGAACTGGCGGAGTTTTACCTTGGACGGGCGACCGCGGATTTACGCGGATGA
- a CDS encoding GxxExxY protein: protein MSTDERQKMNEKQDAGYGQEFRGLHSEITEKIIGVFFEVYKELGGGFLESVYQEALRIALVQTGFNVAAEVPVPVHFRGEVAGNFRADLVVNDCVLLELKAISVFDREHEGQILHYLRATKLEVGLLLNFGPRPQFRRFILENDKKQIRVRPRESAVEMVRNQEWG from the coding sequence ATGAGCACGGATGAAAGACAAAAAATGAATGAAAAGCAAGACGCGGGTTACGGGCAGGAATTTCGTGGATTGCACTCAGAGATAACCGAAAAAATCATTGGGGTTTTCTTTGAGGTTTATAAGGAGCTTGGCGGCGGATTTCTGGAGAGTGTTTATCAGGAAGCGTTGAGGATCGCTCTTGTTCAAACGGGATTTAACGTCGCCGCTGAAGTTCCGGTACCAGTTCATTTTCGAGGAGAAGTTGCAGGGAATTTTCGTGCTGATTTGGTTGTGAACGACTGTGTCCTTCTTGAGTTGAAGGCGATTTCAGTTTTTGATCGAGAACATGAAGGGCAGATTCTTCACTATCTGCGAGCGACGAAGCTGGAAGTCGGCCTACTATTGAACTTTGGCCCCAGACCGCAGTTCAGGCGGTTCATACTGGAGAACGACAAGAAGCAAATCCGTGTTCGTCCGCGAGAATCCGCGGTCGAGATGGTGAGGAATCAAGAATGGGGATGA
- a CDS encoding carboxypeptidase-like regulatory domain-containing protein, giving the protein MRFAILNRCSSNACKLSRGFALALVLGITGIHALPQSSLPGKPVIFGFITDSSGADVPKAAISLEGPDGTILHTTADQNGQFTIEAPSGDYILKASSPGFSIYKESIRLTDVTSMKRNIVLTLFNCTACVEVTPLPRPIELLDASLTSTLPLNPLPPLKLHKRLARPSRLYP; this is encoded by the coding sequence ATGCGATTCGCCATCCTTAATCGATGCAGTTCCAATGCATGTAAGCTATCTCGCGGGTTTGCACTCGCATTGGTTCTCGGAATCACTGGGATACACGCACTTCCCCAATCCTCCCTACCCGGAAAACCAGTTATCTTCGGGTTCATAACCGACTCCAGCGGTGCAGACGTACCGAAAGCCGCCATCAGCCTTGAAGGTCCGGATGGCACGATCCTTCACACTACCGCCGATCAAAATGGCCAGTTCACCATCGAGGCTCCATCCGGTGACTACATTCTGAAGGCGAGTTCTCCAGGTTTCTCCATCTATAAAGAATCAATTCGTCTCACCGACGTAACCTCGATGAAGAGAAATATCGTTCTTACTCTGTTTAACTGTACAGCGTGCGTCGAAGTCACTCCGTTGCCCAGACCTATCGAACTCCTTGATGCCTCACTGACATCGACCCTGCCTCTCAACCCACTCCCGCCCCTCAAACTCCACAAACGCCTGGCCCGCCCGAGCCGCCTCTACCCGTGA